One Capsicum annuum cultivar UCD-10X-F1 chromosome 2, UCD10Xv1.1, whole genome shotgun sequence genomic window carries:
- the LOC107858473 gene encoding delta(24)-sterol reductase isoform X2, whose translation MSDLEAPLRPKRKKNVMDFLVQFRWVVVIFVVLPLSFLYYFSIYLGDVRSECKSFKQRQKEHDENVKKVVKRLKERNASKDGLVCTARKPWVAVGMRNVDYKRARHFEVDLSPFRNVLDIDKERMIARVEPLVNMGQISRVTVPMNLSLAVVAELDDLTVGGLINGYGIEGSSHIYGLFSDTVVSYEVILADGQVVRATKDNEYSDLFYAIPWSQGTLGLLVSAEIKLIPVKEYMKLTYKPVVGNLKEIAQAYIDSFSPRDGDQDNPAKVPDFVETMVYSPTEAVCMTGRYASKAEAKQKGNVINNVGWWFKTWFYQHAQTALKRGEFVEYIPTREYYHRHTRCLYWEGKLILPFGDQWWFRFLFGWIMPPKVSLLKATQGEYIRNYYHENHVIQDMLVPLYKVGDALEWVNHEMEVYPIWLCPHRLYRLPLKTMVYPEPGFELHRRQGDTQYAQMYTDVGVYYAPGPILRGEVFDGIEAVRKMESWLIENHGFQPQYAVSELTEKNFWRMFDGGLYEHCRRKYRAIGTFMSVYYKSKKGKKTEKEVQDAEQETAELETPEVDEPAD comes from the exons ATGTCAGATCTTGAGGCTCCCCTTCGTCCTAAGAGGAAGAAAAATGTGATGGACTTTCTTGTCCAATTCAGATGGGTCGTTGTTATCTTCGTTGTCCTTCCTCTTTCTTTCCTATATTATTTCTCCATATATCTTGGGGATGTTAGATCTGAGTGCAAATCATTTAAGCAGCGCCAGAAGGAGCATGACGAAAATGTTAAAAAGGTTGTGAAGCGTCTTAAGGAGAGGAATGCATCTAAGGATGGTCTTGTCTGCACAGCTAGAAAGCCTTGGGTTGCTGTTGGAATGAGAAATGTGGACTATAAGCGTGCTCGTCATTTTGAAGTTGATCTTTCTCCATTTAGAAATGTTCTTGACATTGACAAGGAGCGAATGATTGCTAGAGTTGAGCCTCTAGTAAATATGGGCCAAATCTCTAGAGTTACTGTCCCTATGAATCTCTCCCTCGCAGTTGTTGCTGAGCTTGATGATCTAACTGTTGGTGGTCTGATCAACGGCTATGGGATTGAAGGAAGTTCTCACATTTATGGACTGTTCTCAGACACTGTTGTGTCATATGAAGTTATTCTAGCAGACGGACAGGTAGTTAGAGCTACAAAGGACAATGAATATTCCGATCTTTTTTATGCTATACCATGGTCTCAAGGAACTCTGGGGCTTCTTGTTTCAGCTGAGATCAAGCTCATTCCGGTCAAGGAATACATGAAACTTACTTACAAACCTGTAGTTGGTAATCTGAAAGAGATTGCACAGGCTTACATAGATTCTTTTTCACCCAGAGATGGGGATCAGGATAATCCTGCTAAGGTTCCAGACTTTGTAGAAACCATGGTGTACTCTCCCACAGAAGCTGTTTGCATGACTGGTAGATACGCTTCAAAAGCAGAGGCCAAGCAGAAGGGCAATGTAATCAACAACGTCGGTTGGTGGTTCAAAACCTGGTTTTACCAGCATGCCCAAACTGCACTAAAGAGGGGGGAATTCGTAGAGTACATTCCAACGAGGGAATACTACCACAGGCACACAAGATGCTTGTATTGGGAAGGGAAACTTATCCTTCCATTCGGTGATCAGTGGTGGTTTAGATTTTTGTTTGGATGGATCATGCCACCCAAGGTTTCACTACTTAAAGCCACTCAAGGTGAATACATTAGGAACTATTACCATGAAAACCATGTTATTCAGGATATGCTTGTTCCACTTTACAAGGTTGGAGATGCTCTTGAGTGGGTCAACCATGAAATGGAG GTGTATCCCATCTGGCTCTGTCCCCACCGACTCTACAGGCTACCTCTTAAAACCATGGTGTATCCTGAACCAGGGTTTGAGCTGCACCGCAGGCAGGGGGACACACAATATGCTCAAATGTACACCGACGTTGGTGTCTACTATGCTCCTGGACCTATTTTGAGGGGTGAGGTCTTTGATGGTATAGAGGCAGTCCGTAAGATGGAGAGTTGGTTGATTGAAAACCATGGATTCCAGCCACAATATGCTGTCTCCGAGCTGACGGAGAAGAACTTCTGGAGGATGTTTGATGGAGGCCTGTATGAGCACTGCAGAAGAAAGTACAGAGCCATCGGAACCTTCATGAGTGTGTACTATAAGTCTAAGAAAGGAAAGAAGACTGAGAAGGAGGTGCAGGATGCTGAGCAAGAGACAGCTGAACTTGAGACCCCAGAAGTTGATGAACCTGCAGATTAA
- the LOC107858473 gene encoding delta(24)-sterol reductase isoform X1, whose product MQFFLCSILFIWVLFFYIFASFLCSLQLSMIFSFGLSSSKMSDLEAPLRPKRKKNVMDFLVQFRWVVVIFVVLPLSFLYYFSIYLGDVRSECKSFKQRQKEHDENVKKVVKRLKERNASKDGLVCTARKPWVAVGMRNVDYKRARHFEVDLSPFRNVLDIDKERMIARVEPLVNMGQISRVTVPMNLSLAVVAELDDLTVGGLINGYGIEGSSHIYGLFSDTVVSYEVILADGQVVRATKDNEYSDLFYAIPWSQGTLGLLVSAEIKLIPVKEYMKLTYKPVVGNLKEIAQAYIDSFSPRDGDQDNPAKVPDFVETMVYSPTEAVCMTGRYASKAEAKQKGNVINNVGWWFKTWFYQHAQTALKRGEFVEYIPTREYYHRHTRCLYWEGKLILPFGDQWWFRFLFGWIMPPKVSLLKATQGEYIRNYYHENHVIQDMLVPLYKVGDALEWVNHEMEVYPIWLCPHRLYRLPLKTMVYPEPGFELHRRQGDTQYAQMYTDVGVYYAPGPILRGEVFDGIEAVRKMESWLIENHGFQPQYAVSELTEKNFWRMFDGGLYEHCRRKYRAIGTFMSVYYKSKKGKKTEKEVQDAEQETAELETPEVDEPAD is encoded by the exons ATGCAGTTTTTTCTCTGCTCAATTCTGTTCATTTGGgttcttttcttttatatcttTGCTAGCTTTCTTTGTTCATTGCAATTGAGTATGATCTT CTCGTTTGGCCTCTCTTCTTCCAAAATGTCAGATCTTGAGGCTCCCCTTCGTCCTAAGAGGAAGAAAAATGTGATGGACTTTCTTGTCCAATTCAGATGGGTCGTTGTTATCTTCGTTGTCCTTCCTCTTTCTTTCCTATATTATTTCTCCATATATCTTGGGGATGTTAGATCTGAGTGCAAATCATTTAAGCAGCGCCAGAAGGAGCATGACGAAAATGTTAAAAAGGTTGTGAAGCGTCTTAAGGAGAGGAATGCATCTAAGGATGGTCTTGTCTGCACAGCTAGAAAGCCTTGGGTTGCTGTTGGAATGAGAAATGTGGACTATAAGCGTGCTCGTCATTTTGAAGTTGATCTTTCTCCATTTAGAAATGTTCTTGACATTGACAAGGAGCGAATGATTGCTAGAGTTGAGCCTCTAGTAAATATGGGCCAAATCTCTAGAGTTACTGTCCCTATGAATCTCTCCCTCGCAGTTGTTGCTGAGCTTGATGATCTAACTGTTGGTGGTCTGATCAACGGCTATGGGATTGAAGGAAGTTCTCACATTTATGGACTGTTCTCAGACACTGTTGTGTCATATGAAGTTATTCTAGCAGACGGACAGGTAGTTAGAGCTACAAAGGACAATGAATATTCCGATCTTTTTTATGCTATACCATGGTCTCAAGGAACTCTGGGGCTTCTTGTTTCAGCTGAGATCAAGCTCATTCCGGTCAAGGAATACATGAAACTTACTTACAAACCTGTAGTTGGTAATCTGAAAGAGATTGCACAGGCTTACATAGATTCTTTTTCACCCAGAGATGGGGATCAGGATAATCCTGCTAAGGTTCCAGACTTTGTAGAAACCATGGTGTACTCTCCCACAGAAGCTGTTTGCATGACTGGTAGATACGCTTCAAAAGCAGAGGCCAAGCAGAAGGGCAATGTAATCAACAACGTCGGTTGGTGGTTCAAAACCTGGTTTTACCAGCATGCCCAAACTGCACTAAAGAGGGGGGAATTCGTAGAGTACATTCCAACGAGGGAATACTACCACAGGCACACAAGATGCTTGTATTGGGAAGGGAAACTTATCCTTCCATTCGGTGATCAGTGGTGGTTTAGATTTTTGTTTGGATGGATCATGCCACCCAAGGTTTCACTACTTAAAGCCACTCAAGGTGAATACATTAGGAACTATTACCATGAAAACCATGTTATTCAGGATATGCTTGTTCCACTTTACAAGGTTGGAGATGCTCTTGAGTGGGTCAACCATGAAATGGAG GTGTATCCCATCTGGCTCTGTCCCCACCGACTCTACAGGCTACCTCTTAAAACCATGGTGTATCCTGAACCAGGGTTTGAGCTGCACCGCAGGCAGGGGGACACACAATATGCTCAAATGTACACCGACGTTGGTGTCTACTATGCTCCTGGACCTATTTTGAGGGGTGAGGTCTTTGATGGTATAGAGGCAGTCCGTAAGATGGAGAGTTGGTTGATTGAAAACCATGGATTCCAGCCACAATATGCTGTCTCCGAGCTGACGGAGAAGAACTTCTGGAGGATGTTTGATGGAGGCCTGTATGAGCACTGCAGAAGAAAGTACAGAGCCATCGGAACCTTCATGAGTGTGTACTATAAGTCTAAGAAAGGAAAGAAGACTGAGAAGGAGGTGCAGGATGCTGAGCAAGAGACAGCTGAACTTGAGACCCCAGAAGTTGATGAACCTGCAGATTAA